The following coding sequences are from one Bufo bufo chromosome 2, aBufBuf1.1, whole genome shotgun sequence window:
- the NEFH gene encoding neurofilament heavy polypeptide, producing MLSFSMDRSLGPVTYRRTADGYVRSSSVSQSGSSTFQSQTRSRRSAPSYSESRESSNGPRDEKEALQGLNERFAGYIDKVRRLEEQNQSLQEETEVLRKQQAGISAIGQLYEREIRDIRNQLLKINSENTQEQLETNRLNEDIELLRLKTQEEERLKGEAVSAERALRQYLQECSLESEQIGRKVQALQDEVNHLCKSHQEDVEEMLGQVQSSQVTARQFGELPGLEVASALKEIRAQLDCHIGRNNMQTQEWFQVQLEKLNEASHVNTQAIRSASDEITSYRHQLQNQITQLEVLKGTQQSLERQCMDLEDRHQAELASYQETLHQLENELRNTKWEMAAQIREYQDLLNVKMALDIEIAAYRKLLEGEECRIGTSFDHFPFDARSPRLPSTPKHIKVKKEEKIKIVEKSDKETVIVEKQTEETHVTEELTEEEVITSPINEPEEENEKIKIRPSKYQELDDQTEVDEKTSKKDEKAGPAKKEEVSKNEERATGKKEEKKPVIHEEKPDTNENEGQTKQDSGRKEDKQMVINKEEKGEKKEGEHAKSTKKGESIKIDEKAQEKKKSPKVEEKAEEKQQDKEVEKKPAQAEEKKKLPVKEDEKKSPKEEKPTKVEEKQPKKEEEKKPSKAEEKNPPEAEEKSKVKEEDKKSTKEEERKKKQPVKEEEKKPMEEKKPPKMAEKQSEKLDEKKPSTVEEKKPAQVEEKQSEKEDEKKPAKAETKQQDLKEKTKPTTEERKEKQVEKKLSNEEEKKTASKDEKQTLKEEEKKSPKAEDKKTTKKEEKQPAKEEEKKPSRVEEEKPSKTEEKQPVKELEKKSANVEEKKTTKADEKSPQKEVKPSSKTDEKTSVKTEEKQSVKEEEKKQPKADGKETSKKEEKQPPKGEEKKPAVVEEKKLTKAGEKQPLKEEEKKPAVVVVKKTTKSDEKQSVKEDTKSSKADEKSPVKTQVKAEEKKQPKAENKLIVEEEKQPVKEDGKKSAKIEEKKLTKAEEKKTDKAEKKESATEDDKKASKSEEKRPSKEAEKQLVKEENGPIKAEEKVLKMSEVKSDQGPKKEKSPVSEQPTKEKKETRDSPKLPKKALETSTIKSSGDPKTKLEKSEKSSGTDQIASKLSQEAKKSEK from the exons ATGCTCAGCTTCAGCATGGATCGTTCACTAGGTCCTGTTACCTACAGGAGAACTGCGGATGGCTACGTTAGATCTAGTTCTGTTTCCCAAAGTGGCAGCAGTACTTTTCAATCGCAGACTCGGAGTCGTAGGAGTGCCCCATCTTACAGTGAAAGTCGTGAGTCCTCCAATGGGCCAAGGGATGAAAAGGAGGCTTTGCAAGGGTTGAATGAAAGGTTTGCTGGCTACATAGACAAGGTCCGAAGGCTGGAAGAACAGAACCAGAGTTTGCAAGAAGAGACAGAAGTCTTAAGGAAACAGCAGGCTGGCATCTCTGCCATTGGGCAGTTGTATGAAAGAGAGATAAGGGACATTCGCAATCAGCTCCTGAAAATAAACTCTGAAAATACTCAAGAACAACTGGAAACAAACCGACTTAATGAGGACATTGAGTTATTGAGGCTAAAGACCCAAGAAGAGGAGAGGCTGAAGGGAGAAGCTGTGTCTGCTGAGAGGGCACTTAGGCAGTACCTACAGGAATGCAGCTTAGAAAGTGAGCAAATTGGAAGGAAGGTCCAGGCCCTGCAGGATGAAGTAAACCACCTGTGCAAAAGCCACCAAGAAGATGTGGAAGAAATGCTTGGGCAGGTACAAAGCAGCCAAGTGACAGCACGTCAGTTTGGAGAATTGCCTGGATTGGAAGTGGCATCAGCTCTGAAGGAAATCAGAGCTCAGCTGGATTGCCATATAGGAAGAAATAACATGCAAACCCAAGAATGGTTTCAAG TTCAGTTAGAGAAACTGAATGAAGCGTCACATGTGAATACCCAAGCCATTCGTTCCGCTAGTGATGAAATAACCAGCTATCGACATCAGCTGCAAAACCAAATCACCCAGCTAGAAGTTCTGAAAGGAACCCAGCAGTCTTTGGAGAGGCAATGCATGGATCTAGAGGATCGCCACCAGGCAGAACTGGCATCTTACCAG gaaactttgcatcagTTGGAAAACGAACTAAGGAACACCAAGTGGGAAATGGCTGCTCAGATACGAGAGTATCAAGATTTGCTGAATGTCAAGATGGCTCTGGATATTGAGATTGCAGCATATAG AAAGCTACTTGAGGGAGAAGAATGTCGTATTGGAACCAGTTTTGACCATTTTCCATTTGATGCAAGAAGCCCAAGGTTACCTAGCACACCGAAGCACATTAAagtaaaaaaggaagaaaaaatcaAGATTGTAGAGAAGTCAGACAAAGAGACAGTTATTGTAGAGAAACAGACAGAAGAAACTCATGTGACTGAAGAGTTGACAGAGGAAGAAGTGATCACATCTCCAATAAACGAACCTGAAGAAGAAAATGAGAAGATAAAAATAAGACCAAGCAAATATCAAGAATTAGATGACCAAACTGAGGTTGATGAAAAAACATCTAAGAAAGATGAAAAAGCAGgaccagcaaagaaagaggaggtctCTAAGAATGAGGAAAGGGCAACAGGCAAGAAAGAGGAAAAAAAGCCAGTCATCCATGAAGAAAAGCCTGACACTAATGAAAATGAAGGTCAAACAAAACAAGATTCAGGAAGGAAAGAAGATAAGCAAATGGTAATCAATAAGGAAGAGAAAGGAGAGAAAAAGGAAGGGGAACATGCAAAGTCAACAAAAAAGGGAGAGTCCATTAAAATAGATGAAAaggcacaagaaaaaaaaaagtcacctaaAGTAGAAGAAAAGGCAGAAGAAAAGCAGCAAGATAAAGAAGTGGAAAAAAAGCCAGCTCAagcagaggagaaaaaaaaactgcctgtaAAGGAAGATGAGAAAAAGTCACCTAAGGAAGAAAAACCAACAAAGGTAGAAGAAAAGCAGCCAaagaaggaggaggaaaagaagccATCTAAGGCAGAGGAGAAGAACCCACCTGAAGCTGAGGAAAAGTCAAAAGTAAAAGAAGAGGACAAAAAGTCAACTAAAGAAGAGGAGAGGAAAAAAAAGCAGCCTGtgaaggaagaagaaaaaaaacctaTGGAAGAAAAGAAACCTCCTAAGATGGCTGAAAAGCAGTCAGAGAAGTTGGATGAAAAGAAACCATCTACAGTAGAGGAGAAGAAACCAGCTCAGGTAGAGGAAAAGCAGTCAGAGAAGGAAGATGAAAAAAAGCCAGCTAAGGCAGAAACAAAGCAGCAAGATTTGAAAGAGAAAACTAAACCAACTACAGAAGAGAGGAAGGAAAAGCAGGTAGAAAAGAAGTTATCTAatgaagaagagaaaaaaacagCTAGTAAAGATGAAAAACAGACGTTGAAGGAAGAAGAAAAGAAGTCTCCAAAAGCAGAGGACAAAAAAACAACTAAGAAAGAGGAAaagcaaccagcaaaggaagaagAGAAGAAGCCATCTAGGGTAGAGGAAGAGAAACCATCAAAGACAGAAGAAAAGCAACCAGTGAAGGAATTGGAAAAAAAGTCAGCTAATGTAGAGGAGAAGAAAACAACAAAGGCAGATGAAAAGTCGCCCCAGAAAGAGGTTAAGCCATCATCTAAAACAGATGAAAAGACATCAGTTAAGACAGAAGAAAAGCAGTCAGTAAAGGAAGAGGAAAAGAAGCAACCAAAAGCAGATGGCAAAGAAACAAGTAAGAAAGAGGAAAAACAACCACCAAAGGGAGAAGAAAAGAAGCCAGCTGTGGTGGAGGAGAAGAAGTTAACTAAGGCAGGAGAAAAGCAGCCACTGAAGGAAGAGGAAAAGAAGCCAGCTGTGGTGGTGGTGAAGAAAACAACAAAGTCGGATGAAAAGCAGTCTGTAAAAGAGGATACTAAGTCATCTAAAGCAGATGAAAAATCACCAGTTAAGACGCAAGTGAAGGCAGAGGAAAAGAAGCAACCAAAAGCAGAGAATAAATTAATTGTGGAGGAGGAAAAACAACCAGTTAAAGAAGATGGAAAGAAGTCAGCAAAGATAGAAGAGAAGAAATTAACTAAGGCAGAGGAGAAAAAAACAGATAAAGCAGAAAAAAAAGAATCTGCTACGGAAGATGATAAAAAAGCATCCAAATCAGAAGAGAAGAGGCCAAGCAAAGAAGCAGAAAAGCAGCTAGTCAAAGAAGAAAATGGACCAattaaggcagaagagaaggtaCTAAAGATGAGTGAGGTAAAATCGGACCAAGGGCCTAAAAAAGAGAAATCCCCAGTGTCAGAGCAACCTactaaagagaaaaaagaaacacGGGATAGCCCAAAGTTACCCAAAAAGGCCTTGGAAACAAGTACTATAAAGTCTAGTGGAGATCCAAAAACTAAGCTTGAGAAAAGTGAGAAGTCTTCTGGAACAGATCAGATAGCAAGTAAGCTCTCTCAAGAAGCAAAGAAAAGTGAAAAGTAA